The genomic window TTCAACGTTCTTAAGCAATAAGAAAGGTCGTCTGAAAGCCTGTATCGCGGGTTTCAGACGACCTTTTGTTTATTTTGTCTAATAATGTAAGGGGCGGCGGCTTTGTCATAGTGTCGCGGAAATTTTGACAATTTTTAAAATATCGACTGTGCCAAATAGATTGCAATTCTAAAATGAAAATAAAGTGCCGAAAATGTTGCTTTTCTTATTTTCTGCTATGCGATATAGTGCCAAAGCTGCCGCAACTTTTAAAACGCACCAAGTGCAAAAGTTAATGTAACAAAGTGCAAAAGACAACGCCAGCTTACAAATTTCATAATATTGTAGAACCTGCCGAAGCGTTACATTGTCCTTTTCCCACTCTGAGCGACGGTAACAAGATCGGTTCAACAAACAAAAACGCCCGCTCCCTTCCGGGATTGGACGTTTTTTAGTTCTGCCATCGTATTCACCTTCAATTCCATGAATACGCAAATAAGGCTATTTTTTAGGTGCCGGGACGGCGTTTTTAGCTTTTGGGTTTGCGGGTGCGGGCGCGACGGTTGCTTCGGCCTTCAGTTTGGAGAAGATGCCCTCGCCGATGCCTTTGACGTTTTTGAGCTCCTCCACCGATTTGAAGCCACCGTGCTGCTGGCGGTAGTCCGCAATGGCTTTCGCTTTGGCCGGACCGATGCCGGGCAGGGCTTCCAATTCGGACGGGGAAGCGGTGTTGATGTTGACGGCTGCCAGCGACAGCGAGGCGGTCAAAACGGAGAGTGCGGCAAAGAGGAATTTTTTCATAAGGACGTTTTCCTATCGTTTCGTTAATATGGACGGCAACGCCCGGAATGCGTTACCACTGTATATCTTATTATCATATCCTTTCCATTATTTCAACTCAAACAATTTTAAATATTTCCAACCTTACTATCTCCAAATGTATTGATTCCGCAACATCTGCTAGCCCGCCTCAATTTCGGAGCGTACCCGCCCGCATCATCAAGCGTCCATCCTTCTGCAACCGGAGCATTCGGCGTATCACCCCATTTTGCCCACCGCCGCCATACAAGGCAGGGATGTCCGGTTCGCCAAACCCGTCAACGATACAAAGTAAAAGCCCCCGACATCTGTCGGGGGCTTAGGATAGGTGTTTGGCAGTGACCTACTTTCGCATGGAAGAACCACACTATCATCGGCGCTGAGTCGTTTCACGGTCCTGTTCGGGATGGGAAGGCGTGGGACCAACTCGCTATGGCCGCCAAACTTAAACTGTACAAATCGGCAAAGCCTCAATCAATATATCCGGTGATGACTGAATCAGTCAGTAAGCTTTTTATTTGAAGTTCTTCAAATGATAGAGTCAAGCCTCACGAGCAATTAGTATGGGTCAGCTTCACGCGTTACCGCGCTTCCACACCCCACCTATCAACGTCCTGGTCTCGAACGACTCTTTAGTGCGGTCAAACCGCAAGGGAAGTCTCATCTTCAGGCGAGTTTCGCGCTTAGATGCTTTCAGCGCTTATCTCTTCCGAACTTAGCTACCCGGCTATGCAACTGGCGTTACAACCGGTACACCAGAGGTTCGTCCACTCCGGTCCTCTCGTACTAGGAGCAGCCCCCGTCAAACTTCCAACGCCCACTGCAGATAGGGACCAAACTGTCTCACGACGTTTTAAACCCAGCTCACGTACCACTTTAAATGGCGAACAGCCATACCCTTGGGACCGACTACAGCCCCAGGATGTGATGAGCCGACATCGAGGTGCCAAACTCCGCCGTCGATATGAACTCTTGGGCGGAATCAGCCTGTTATCCCCGGAGTACCTTTTATCCGTTGAGCGATGGCCCTTCCATACAGAACCACCGGATCACTATGTCCTGCTTTCGCACCTGCTCGACTTGTCGGTCTCGCAGTTAAGCTACCTTTTGCCATTGCACTATCAGTCCGATTTCCGACCGGACCTAGGTAACCTTCGAACTCCTCCGTTACTCTTTGGGAGGAGACCGCCCCAGTCAAACTGCCTACCATGCACGGTCCCCGACCCGGATTACGGGTCTGGGTTAGAACCTCAAAGACACCAGGGTGGTATTTCAAGGACGGCTCCACAGAGACTGGCGTCTCTGCTTCTAAGCCTCCCACCTATCCTACACAAGTGACTTCAAAGTCCAATGCAAAGCTACAGTAAAGGTTCACGGGGTCTTTCCGTCTAGCAGCGGGTAGATTGCATCTTCACAACCACTTCAACTTCGCTGAGTCTCGGGAGGAGACAGTGTGGCCATCGTTACGCCATTCGTGCGGGTCGGAACTTACCCGACAAGGAATTTCGCTACCTTAGGACCGTTATAGTTACGGCCGCCGTTTACTGGGGCTTCGATCCGATGCTCTCACATCTTCAATTAACCTTCCAGCACCGGGCAGGCGTCACACCCTATACGTCCACTTTCGTGTTAGCAGAGTGCTGTGTTTTTAATAAACAGTCGCAGCCACCTATTCTCTGCGACCCTCCGAGGCTTACGGAGCAAGTCCTTAACCTTAGAGGGCATACCTTCTCCCGAAGTTACGGTATCAATTTGCCGAGTTCCT from Neisseria sp. DTU_2020_1000833_1_SI_GRL_NUU_006 includes these protein-coding regions:
- a CDS encoding helix-hairpin-helix domain-containing protein is translated as MKKFLFAALSVLTASLSLAAVNINTASPSELEALPGIGPAKAKAIADYRQQHGGFKSVEELKNVKGIGEGIFSKLKAEATVAPAPANPKAKNAVPAPKK